From a region of the Psychrobacter immobilis genome:
- a CDS encoding replication initiation protein — MENNLVVQSNELVLAAYTMTTKEKQLLLTCISRIDSRPDAPNITKQTKFTVTVEEVAKIFYTDSTKKNAFRDLEQASNRLFDREVLIALEDNKTLRTRFVSGVLYDPNGDQITITFAEDVLPYLTQLKANFTKYRLLEVSELSSIHSMRLYELIVCWVGQYQYTKAMDLDDFRYVMGIKGKYKQFGQLRERVIETAIDEVNESTNYKITVEYHKKSRGKGYEGLTLKFHRKTLDKLTSEDGTLSQATIQSIVDNVQFMNDYNNHPSLSYDGKMQTEAFKREMINGSYSESLKALTRPIRL, encoded by the coding sequence ATGGAAAACAATCTAGTCGTACAATCTAATGAGCTTGTTCTAGCAGCTTATACCATGACTACTAAAGAGAAGCAGTTATTATTGACTTGTATTAGTCGTATTGATAGTAGACCTGATGCGCCAAATATTACTAAGCAAACCAAGTTTACGGTGACAGTTGAGGAAGTAGCAAAAATATTCTATACCGATAGCACCAAGAAGAATGCTTTTAGAGATTTAGAGCAAGCTAGTAATCGGCTTTTTGATAGGGAGGTACTGATAGCACTTGAGGATAATAAAACGCTTCGTACTCGCTTTGTTAGCGGTGTTCTTTACGACCCCAATGGAGATCAGATAACAATAACATTTGCAGAGGATGTACTGCCCTATTTGACACAGCTAAAAGCTAACTTCACAAAATATAGGCTGTTGGAGGTGTCTGAGCTTTCAAGTATTCACTCGATGCGCCTATATGAGTTAATTGTTTGTTGGGTAGGTCAGTACCAATATACTAAAGCTATGGATTTAGACGATTTTCGCTATGTTATGGGCATTAAAGGTAAGTATAAGCAATTTGGACAGCTTAGAGAGCGTGTGATTGAGACTGCTATAGATGAGGTAAATGAGAGTACAAACTATAAAATCACTGTTGAGTACCATAAAAAAAGTAGAGGCAAAGGTTACGAGGGGCTAACGCTCAAATTCCATCGGAAAACACTAGATAAACTAACCAGTGAAGATGGCACCCTGTCACAAGCTACCATACAGTCGATTGTTGATAACGTGCAGTTTATGAATGACTATAACAACCATCCAAGCCTAAGTTATGACGGCAAAATGCAGACTGAGGCATTTAAGCGCGAAATGATTAATGGATCATACAGCGAGAGCCTGAAAGCTTTAACAAGGCCAATAAGGCTTTAG
- a CDS encoding MobA/MobL family protein, with the protein MTMVHIATKAISRKAGQSAVASAAYRAGDVLDDAKYGKTHDYSKKSGVMSSDIVLPFSLKALGVSVNRETLWNTAEAAETRSDSRVAREWLINLPHELSEEERHSLAINFAQKLCDDMDVIADVCIHRPVMKLPFDPNVPPSSKYLREGEENPDPRNFHAHILVTTRAPTIGPNKTLAFDPKLKTPFEWSNKKRKAHDLPSSMQEIKRIREMWVDTANKVLAQHHLPLMDARSYKDQGLDQQPTIKMGVEATAMERRGITTEKGDTNRAIKARNKLVADNHIKQEADNERRISALRKGLAWATEKNARLPGSIGDTKQRADFAKQLSESSDNLIAYCTGQSHRTAARVDDTKRCVEEAKSGIAWAVKRCENLPNWINGTDERSQKAQQRIDLSKQWVTANTKRAANSESIAQDIHRDIAERAKTAPSPFDDDARRARAARLDRQEGRIDRDTRANRYEDERIFEYVERMKLHLAMRLIQRHRDDMAIRWAQGETADDAPDKFDQRQVALLSEFAQRHGIEDHDKAVEFTAHLRQVAKRFDHTLVENNKTIIKLLRDPNAERQQYLALIQHFTDFRDNIDQERAAFNTSIIDKLGGSAGEVGRMTRDIISSFSYTKGLTHYINQDNYPAEAREIAKEHLADTLDKTCQQFKFALREVNSLPTTQRKSYSEALKATLETFTEQYGKDLSESQHKALQGGLESYQYQVNKAHSPSRGFSP; encoded by the coding sequence ATGACAATGGTACACATTGCAACAAAGGCGATTTCTCGAAAAGCAGGACAGTCGGCAGTGGCGTCGGCGGCCTATCGTGCTGGCGATGTGCTTGATGATGCCAAATATGGCAAGACCCATGACTATAGTAAAAAGTCTGGTGTGATGAGTAGCGATATCGTTTTACCATTTTCATTAAAGGCGCTGGGTGTGAGTGTGAATCGGGAGACGCTTTGGAATACCGCTGAAGCGGCAGAGACACGTTCGGACAGTCGGGTGGCGCGTGAGTGGCTGATTAATTTGCCTCATGAGTTGTCTGAGGAAGAGCGCCATTCACTGGCCATCAACTTTGCCCAAAAGCTTTGCGACGATATGGATGTGATTGCTGATGTGTGTATCCATCGTCCAGTGATGAAGTTGCCTTTTGATCCTAATGTGCCGCCAAGCTCTAAGTATTTGCGTGAGGGTGAGGAAAACCCTGATCCCCGTAATTTTCACGCGCATATTTTAGTTACTACTCGAGCACCTACCATTGGACCGAATAAAACCTTGGCATTTGATCCAAAGCTTAAGACCCCGTTTGAGTGGTCCAATAAAAAACGTAAGGCGCATGATCTGCCGTCATCGATGCAGGAGATTAAGCGTATTCGTGAAATGTGGGTAGATACCGCCAATAAAGTGTTGGCGCAGCATCATCTGCCATTGATGGATGCGCGCAGTTACAAGGATCAGGGGCTTGATCAACAGCCCACCATTAAAATGGGCGTGGAAGCGACAGCAATGGAGCGCCGAGGCATCACGACCGAAAAAGGAGACACCAACCGCGCCATCAAAGCACGCAACAAATTGGTGGCTGACAACCATATCAAACAGGAGGCAGACAATGAGCGACGAATTAGCGCACTTAGAAAAGGACTTGCTTGGGCAACTGAGAAAAACGCAAGACTACCTGGCAGCATTGGAGACACAAAGCAACGAGCTGACTTTGCAAAACAACTCTCTGAAAGCTCAGATAATCTCATTGCATACTGCACAGGACAGTCTCATAGAACGGCAGCTCGAGTTGACGACACAAAACGATGCGTTGAGGAGGCAAAATCAGGCATTGCTTGGGCAGTTAAACGATGCGAAAACCTACCAAACTGGATTAATGGAACAGACGAAAGAAGCCAAAAAGCACAACAACGCATTGATCTCTCAAAACAGTGGGTTACTGCAAACACAAAAAGAGCTGCAAACAGCGAATCAATCGCTCAAGACATCCATCGAGACATTGCAGAGCGAGCAAAAACAGCCCCCAGCCCCTTCGATGACGACGCACGACGAGCAAGAGCTGCTCGACTTGATCGACAAGAAGGACGCATTGATCGAGACACTCGAGCAAACCGTTATGAAGATGAGAGAATCTTTGAGTATGTTGAACGTATGAAGCTGCACCTAGCGATGCGCTTAATACAACGTCATCGTGATGATATGGCCATCAGATGGGCTCAAGGAGAAACCGCGGATGACGCTCCTGATAAATTTGATCAGCGTCAAGTGGCACTACTCAGCGAGTTTGCACAGCGCCATGGTATTGAGGACCACGATAAAGCGGTGGAATTTACCGCGCACTTACGCCAAGTGGCCAAACGTTTTGATCACACGCTGGTTGAAAACAACAAAACCATTATCAAGCTGTTGCGTGATCCTAACGCTGAACGTCAGCAGTATCTGGCACTGATTCAGCATTTTACAGATTTCAGAGACAACATCGATCAAGAACGAGCGGCATTTAATACCAGCATCATCGACAAGCTGGGCGGTAGCGCAGGAGAGGTTGGCAGAATGACTCGGGATATCATTTCATCATTTAGCTATACCAAAGGGTTAACGCATTACATCAATCAGGATAACTACCCAGCTGAGGCAAGAGAGATTGCTAAAGAGCATTTAGCAGATACCTTAGACAAAACCTGTCAGCAGTTTAAGTTTGCGTTGCGTGAGGTTAACTCACTACCAACAACCCAGCGTAAAAGCTACTCAGAGGCTCTTAAAGCCACTTTAGAGACGTTTACTGAGCAATATGGCAAAGATCTATCTGAAAGCCAACACAAAGCCTTACAGGGTGGTTTAGAGTCGTACCAATATCAAGTTAATAAAGCGCATTCACCTAGCCGAGGATTTAGTCCTTAA